Genomic DNA from Mus musculus strain C57BL/6J chromosome 11, GRCm38.p6 C57BL/6J:
AGAGTCCTACTCAAGGGAGCCATTTCACTCTGGTGATGATTCCTGTCCTGCAGCCTGCCTTTTCTGGAATTCTCCTTTATccctctctctttaaaaacaaaacaagtctttGCTGAATGTGGTTGGGTGAGTGAGTGACTGACTGAAGCCAGCTCTCCcatcctcctctctttcctttacTAAGAATAATTTCCAGTTATCTAATTCATCTTCCATTTCTCCAAGGCTTTGGAGAGAGAGTTCCAAAGGTTCCCACGTGGAACTCTCCAATGCAGCCTgtatttccctttctcttcctggagTCCCTACACATTCCTCAACAATGGCACAATTCACATGAAGAGCTGAGCACTTGCCTCTCTGTGAGTCCAATAAACGCTTCCCTTCTCAGAACAACAAAGGGTCTTAGAGAAAGTTGATTGAGGCCACACAGGAGCTCCTAACCCTGAGCTTCCTCAGGACCCCTCAGTGGTCTTCCTGGATGCCCTACCTTACTACAACCTGATGCTCACATTTGAGCAATGCCCCCCTGTTTTGCACTCTTCTCTTGTTTAACCCTAACACTCAAGCATCAAAAAGGATGTGGCTGTCCTTCTGAATTAAAAACGGGCCAACACAGATGTTAGATGGTCACACAGATGTTAGATGGCCATTTACTTCTTGGCAAAAAGCATCATGACCTTAACTTGTTTCCCGAGCCTGGGTCACTTTTCTCCACTGGATTTACACTGTCACATCTTATATTCAATGAACAGAATTTAGGGCAGCCAGGATGAGCACAAGAAGTGGGTGTGAAGATGTGTGTCCTTTTCTTACAGTAACCTGGCTGTCTTCTCTCCGGGCTGTAAAATTCAACCCACAACAGCAATTCTTTAGGAAGCTAACAATACAACAAATAAGATTACACTAACACCACTCCCAAGAGGCCCTATGGACAGATGAGCCAACACTTCTCTTCTAAATCTCAGGTTTCAATGAAGTCAGTAACTTATCCATGTTCTCCAAACTCAGCCCATGGGCTCATCCTCCAAAGCACCAAAAGCTAAGAACTGAAAAGTTCTGTCCATCCTGAGAGTCTCATAGTCCTTAGCGTGTGCAGCTGCCTGGAACAAAGTGGGTTTTCTCACAAATCCTGTTCTCTAAAATCCTAGGTAAAGCCTAGAGGCCTCTGCAAGCTCAGCCTGTCACCCAGTCCTTCAGGACTCTGCTGCTTGAATGTATCTGCAGgccaagagaggggagggaaagcaATACCTGGCATGAGTCTCCTCTATCAAAAACAGCTCTGAGGCTTCTGCTGCTTGTCAGAATGGAGACATACCTCACAGCATGGGGTTTAGGAAGCTTTGAGAACCTCTCCAACAGTGATTGTTTCACTCCTAGATGTAGAAGGTTTGCCCTAACCTTGCCTCCAGGATGATAAGATTTCCCCATTCTGAAATCACGTTACTACCCATCAATATTGAATCTGAACTCTAACCTGTAGGCAATTTGAAATATGAACTACATAGCCTCACTCAAAAGCATGAGCAGGTTAAATGGTTTCCTAAAACCTTCAAATTcaatgtgaggttttttttttcatgccaaGGGTATATTTTGCACTTTTCATgctgcatgaatgaatgaaaagatgCCTATAGCCAAACCTTACGAGACATCCCACTGCCTCTTATTAAAGTGGGGTGTTCTGAAGGCTTTTCCTGTCAGTTATGTGAAAACAGAACAAACTCTCCAAATAATCTCTGTCCACAAGAGGCCTGACCCTGGAGCTAGAAGAATCAGTTTCCAACTCAAGTGAACAGGTATAGAGTCTCAGCCACTTTCTTATTCATAACCTCCACCAACTTTCTGATGCTGTGTCAGTTTCTGTCACTATACAATAGGGACAGACCACAGCTATATCAGACAGTTTTCTGACGATACACTGTGTCATACAGCATGCAGTATTGTGCCCAGTGCTCAGGAAACACTAACCATTAGCATCACTGAACTACAGCCTCAGCTGGGTGGGACAATTTCAAAATGGACAACAAAGGATCCACAGTGACCCTCGTTCTCAGTCATTCCCTGTTTCTTCTTCAGAGAGGCCTGCCCAGCTGGACCAGATTCCCACCATCCTCATCAGCTGCCCTAGGTCTATGATCCACCTACATTTGGCTACTAGTGAATTCCCTGGGAATCTAATAAAGAGAGACAGGTCTTCAAGCTGTTAAACCAGAGGGTGAATGCAGCTTGAGCCTGGAAAATCACAGGCCTCTCGAAGCTGTTGTTTGGGACCCAGTTCAAAACTCTTCACCGATTGTAAGCTTATTCCTTGACTCAGTATCTGTGTGTCCTACTGTCCTTCATAAGAAGGACTCTGGGCCCTGATACACATTGGGTTTTACCTGGTTTGTaggtctctgtgtgtgctggtgtTGGAGAAGTAGAGGTAGAGACTCTGGTTGATGTTGGTACATGTGTGGATCTTGTTGAAATAGTTGTGGGTCTTCCTGTAGCTGTGGGCCTTGTTGGTGGACTCGTGGAAATTTCTAGATTTGGAAATTAAGAGGAAAGCAATAATCAGTCAAGCAAGAAGTGACAAGAGCTTCAGCTGTAGCACCAGGGAGAGGCTGTGTCCAGGCAGAGGCTCTGCTCCTGAAGTTCTTATCGACTAGGATGTGGCAGGGTGTGGCAGTGGAGAGAGGCTCACCCATAGGAGGCAGCTGCACTGACAGCATGGATGAGAACAGGGCCCAGGTTTCCATGGAAACACTTTATGATTGACAGGTGTCAGCTCCTCAGATCTCTCTAAGCATCTGTGAGACTGAGGAGGTATAGGGGCTGGGATTCCCCTCAGTGGTGACTGACTTCACCCATAGTTTCCAGGCCCAGCATGCTCATTTCAGTCAGTCCTCAGAGGACACACCATGCAGCCCTGCCTCTTAGCATGTAGATCCCACACAAGGCCTAACACAATGGAGATTTGCACATTTGATAGAACGTGGGCACTGTGTTCTATTTTTTCTTGCAATCTAAGGGAAGCAGGTTAAATATCTCTTGTCAAGTCCATTCTCACAAGGTTTGGGAGCACTGCACACTGGAGGTTTTGGATTAGGCATGTTCAGCCTGCAACTTACAAACCAACAGCATCAGACTTGCCAGTAGCATGCAGATAGCTACTGATGGTCTCAGTGTGCAGAGTTCCAAGATAGAGCAGAGGCAAAATGGTGCTGAAAGGAAACAGCCAGTGAAGCACTCAGGCTCCTTTGTGTCAGCAGACCTGTGGTCTCTAAGTAACCTGCCTGTCCTCACTGCCCAACCTAAGAGCTAAAACCTCAGGAACAAACAACAGTTACTTTTTGGGAGATACACTGACATCCCTTAATCCAGTGTGTTTTTAccttaaaataaagaataaatgtcGTGTTTCTACTGTGTATAGGGAAGTAGCAGGCATAGAGCCTTCCCCTTAAAttcaatgcatttatttattcctgtatttgtgtctttgtgtgatgTCAGGTATGTGGATTTTCAGAATCTATTCTCTCATCCCAACAGGTgggcccagggattgaacttaggtcagcAAGCTTAGCAGTGGGCTCCCTTACCCACGCAGCCTCTCACTCAGGAGCGTCTCTAGAGAAAATCAGATAGTAAGTGGCTGTGGCTCAGAAACCTAAAAATAGCTGAGGAGCAAGCACTTCTGTTTAAAGGTTTGGAAATCACCGCTGACAACCTAGCCAGTAGTGGGCTTGGCTGTGTTGTTATACATCTATTCACAGGTCTGTTAATAGCCTGGTCCGGCCCTAGGCTACTAGATTGTGTTGCCTGACCCAATCTATAGTATGGGTGGAGGCTTGAGCATAATACAAACCCTCCCTGGAcagtatacatttttaaagaggAGTAAAAGGAGGCCTGCAGAAAATCACGTCAGAAGATCACTGTGAGAGCAAAACTCAGGGACAAAGCAGCCAACACAGGAGATTTTCTTCCTTGCTCTGGGGCGTTTTATCTCCCAGGTGGATGGGAAAGTGCAAGGGAGCTGATGGGGGTCCTGGGACAGCGGAAGAGGAGGCTCAGTGTGCTTAAACCCTGAGAAAATGTGGACCAGGTTGCTAAGATGAAACAGCTGCTGGCTTGCTAATGGACACCCTGGGTGGGCGGTCAACAGTGGCTTTGTAAACACTGGCGTGTTAGTGAGTTTCTAGGGTTTATAAAAGCTTCAATTGATTAACTGAAATTGATAATTTAATACTATGATGTCGGGCCCATTCCCCTTTTGATGCTGGCTCTCTAATGCCAGTGAGTGATGCGAGAATGTGTTAGACAAGTACCTTTCCAAGctacaatatttttctataattttgtttacaATTCCCAAGCTCAGCCCCTCAGTTTTGTTTGGAGTTCCAGCTACAGAACCTAAGGCTTCAGGGATGCTAGACAAATTTCTACATCCCCTATAACATTCTATTTTAGAGATTTAAAgtctatgtgtttgtttgtaaTATGTCTATGTGTGATGAATATGAGTTTATTCTTATGTGGGTTAGGGTCCAGAGTCACTGAACTTCAGTCAGGTAAGTAATATCGTTTCACAGCTATGAAGTGATGCTCAGAACTTTCTTGCCTTGTCCCCAATGCTGCCTCATATGTCATTCACTGCATACTCCATGACCCGCTACTTCTAGCTTCCCTAAGTAGTGTCCAAGGCAATACTGCTAGGCAGTCAAAAAAAGTGATCTGTAGGTAGAGGCACTTCACTTGCAAGCCTGGCCACTCAACTTACATGCCGAGAACTCACAGGTATAAAGAGGTACTCTCCCCACAAGCTTGTCCTCTGACAAATTCATCACGGTATGCATACCTGCTTCATAccatatgaacatacacacacaataataaatacagttttaaaagttaaacaCAAAAGACATATAGATGCATGAATAATAAAACTAGAAGCAGAAGCTACAGAATAATCTTCTTAATGTAAAAATTATAGATAGAGGTTAGTACTGATTCCTATTTTCAGTGTAAACCCTAAGTAAAAGGAGAAGAGGGACAGTACCAGAATCCAGGAAGTCCTTAAAACCCACTCTTTGAATCAGGGCAAGAAAATAAGGATATCTACAACAGGAAGAACAACAtaaagccaggaggtggtggcatctgcctttaatcccagcattcaagaggcacaggcaggcagatctctgtgtgtttgagactagcctggtctacagatcaagatcctgggctacacagagaaaccctgtctcaaataacaaaaaaacaaaaggggggggggacataATAATGTAATAAGTCCAGATTCAGGGCTTTCATGACCTTCTTACTGTTGGAGCATGGGCTTGCCCTTCAGACCAGATCCCAATCTGAAAAGATCCAGCCACACCTCCCTGCTGCTCTCTGAGACACAGttaatctctctgctctgtgtcCTAACAGCAGCCCCCCGATTTATGGATCTAACCAAAACCTGGCTGCTCTGTACTCTGTCACTTGTGCTATGGTGAACTAAATCATACGACAGGATGCTCACTTCCATGACTAAAAGGTTATAAAAGTCAGACTTGCCCTGTGCTCTGGGGATTGGGCTCAGATCCTCAGGAGGACTGCTAAGATCATTTTGAAGGCTGTTGTCTGAAGAGGATGCTCTGACTGCTCtgcctttcatctctctctcttcctcccctagcATGCTCTCATTCTTGCTCTTAATGAAGTTCCTCTCCAGGTTTTCCAGAGaagcctccccttccctctcagcCTCTTCATATCCTGACAAGATATGAACTCATACAGTGAGTGTAGGTGTGTTGTTTCTGTCAAATGTTCTCCCTCCCAACTCTGGCTCTGATCGTGCCCTTGAGGCTTCCTGGTTCTAATAAAGTTCATCGGAGGAAATTGTGTGTCATGGTCTTTTATAGGCTCACCACTGCTGTCCATTTGCTAATACACTGATTAGTGGCCAGTGAGCAGGAGTTGGAAGGAAACACTGCTCTGTCAGGATATTTCCATTTCTCTAATAACAGCTTTGTGATATGATGTGAGACCTACTTCAGAAACCTAAAGCagagactggtgagatggctcagcagtaagagcacggactgctttTCCAACGGTCCTAAGtacaaaacccagcaaccacatggtggctcacaaccacctgtaatgacaGCTGACACCTTcttgtgtgtctaaagacagctacagtgtacttacgtataataataaataaatctttggactagagcaagcagggaccaagcgagcagggctgactggagcaagcagaagtcctaaattcaattcccaacaaccacatgaaggctcacaaccatctgtacagctacagtgtactcatatacacaaaataaataaataaatctttaaaacaaaacaagaccctaAGGCAGGGCAGGGAAGAGTGTAGAACCTCACACTTTTACCTGTGCCCTGTGCTCAGAAGGTCAGCTGACCACTGTTGAAGGCAGCTCATCTGCACAGCCGCACACTGCATTGCCTGCTTCAAGGTGACAGTTTTACACAGTTGAGAACGGGTGTTTTAATGTCCTCAGGTGTAATTACAGACTAGAGGACTCACTTCACTtgccagaaataaacaaagaaaacctaCCTGGTTTAACTTCCAACATATAGTCCACAAAATGGAACGCTCCAGGTATCTCCACTACACAGCAATAGGGACCACCATCACCCACAACAGTGTTCTCTATGGTCAAGGACACATTTCCTTCTGAAATATTCCCCTTTAGCTGGTATCGACTGTTCCTCTGATGTGTGACCGTATATCCATTGGTCCAGATAAGTGACCGTATACAATAAGAATGGCGGCATTCCCCTAGGCCCCAACACATAGGAACGATTCCACCAAGGTGTGTCGAATAAATACATGGAAGTGTGACAGGGTGACCCGCCAGCCCCTGCACTGCTGTATGAGACTCCACGGCACCtgtgattttaaaaaggaaaggaaaggaacagtTAATATTTGACATTTCCCcctaacttttgtttttaattcatttcAGAAAAAGTCTGGGCTGGGAGACTCAAGCGGAACTTAACTTATGAaagag
This window encodes:
- the Timd2 gene encoding T-cell immunoglobulin and mucin domain-containing protein 2 precursor, with the translated sequence MNQIQVFISGLILLLPGAVESHTAVQGLAGHPVTLPCIYSTHLGGIVPMCWGLGECRHSYCIRSLIWTNGYTVTHQRNSRYQLKGNISEGNVSLTIENTVVGDGGPYCCVVEIPGAFHFVDYMLEVKPEISTSPPTRPTATGRPTTISTRSTHVPTSTRVSTSTSPTPAHTETYKPEATTFYPDQTTAEVTETLPSTPADWHNTVTSSDDPWDDNTEVIPPQKPQKNLNKGFYVGISIAALLILMLLSTMVITRYVVMKRKSESLSFVAFPISKIGASPKKVVERTRCEDQVYIIEDTPYPEEES